Proteins found in one Oncorhynchus gorbuscha isolate QuinsamMale2020 ecotype Even-year linkage group LG15, OgorEven_v1.0, whole genome shotgun sequence genomic segment:
- the LOC123997144 gene encoding mucosa-associated lymphoid tissue lymphoma translocation protein 1 homolog gives MGDWNLSIGTLSEGAQSRLADMLDNAKCGWRQLANVVTEEPRFRCSENEMTSCSLQVLSPTGSPSRYLLERLSERSCTLGFLLHCLKKIEHHEAVQYLTANVMERFQITVQPQAQHATEGGRVVLVCKAIGPAAMGYQWFKGKEEVLGGSDPELVLCPLTPTHQGHYICRVNHGENFVFSQWAHVRIVRSAGSSTGVSSSFFPPSVSGVRIVRQPRPQVVAEGDSLCLDCFAEANPPPQYQWYHNKQPMPTGKISTLRILCVTTADRGMYSCRVFNLYHEVWSDQVHVKIDPGSSIDASWGEIDPAATPSPARQISKLYATDKVALLMGNMNYLHHRPLRAPMADVHEMTNLLRQLDFKVVSLLDLNWQEMHSAVTEFLLLLDRGVYGLLYFAGHGYENYGNSFMVPIDAPASYTSENCLWVQDVLQRMQERETSLNVFLLDMCRKRNLNDGVPPQPGQLKVTANIVFGYATCVDAEAFEVNKDDLSNGIFINFLKQRVMEDEKVTVMLDRVAEDMGRCEITRGRQALELRSNLSERRALTDRIQSSGCPETTSARNLQWAIAHVLPKSRNLQFDCGVTVQLGFAAEFSNIMIIYTRILENPKEIASCSAHLTDFTEGLDMDLKMSNQENLLDAGSLLPMEILLPAELPGLYTRLKALQRLKKELTFTVCLQYKYTNLDEEVHERQTVTVGKPLVSKLNLHEPRLPRSYSASSSFDLHSFSHSSSFPEGFGPSFPASETSSIGSASTTWSYYSQPGVSATPSSPGKLNLPVEDDSPELFDADAPQPLTTSKSLPHGQVEDLTYRFSNMHNFHSC, from the exons ATGGGTGACTggaatctcagcattgggacttTGAGTGAAGGAGCTCAGAGCAGGTTAGCTGACATGCTGGATAATGCTAAATGTGGATGGAGACAACTTGCCAATGTTGTCACTGAGGAACCTCGATTCCGCTGCAG TGAGAATGAGATGACCAGCTGTTCGCTCCAGGTGCTCAGCCCGACAGGCAGCCCCAGCCGCTACCTCCTAGAGAGGCTATCTGAGCGCTCCTGCACCCTGGGCTTCCTGCTGCACTGCCTGAAGAAGATAGAGCACCATGAAGCTGTGCAGTACCTCACTGCTAACG tgatggagCGGTTTCAGATCACAGTGCAGCCCCAGGCCCAGCATGCTACAGAGGGAGGCAGGGTTGTGCTGGTCTGTAAGGCCATTGGTCCTGCTGCTATGGGCTACCAGTGGTTCAAAGGCAAAGAAGAG GTGCTGGGTGGAAGTGATCCAGAGCTGGTCCTTTGCCCTTTAACCCCAACCCACCAGGGACACTACATCTGCCGGGTCAACCATGGAGAGAACTTTGTCTTCTCCCAGTGGGCACATGTCCGCATTGTCAGGTCAGCCGGCTCCAGCACAG gtgTCAGTAGCAGCTTCTTCCCCCCCTCAGTGAGTGGAGTGCGTATTGTTCGTCAGCCCCGGCCCCAGGTAGTAGCTGAGGGGGACTCCTTGTGTCTGGACTGCTTTGCTGAGGCCAACCCTCCTCCTCAGTACCAGTGGTACCACAATAAACAACCAATGCCAACGGGCAAGATAAGCACCCTGAGG atactgtgtgtgaccacagcAGATCGAGGAATGTACAGCTGCAGGGTGTTCAACCTGTACCATGAGGTGTGGAGCGACCAGGTCCATGTCAAAATAG ACCCTGGTTCCTCCATTGATGCCTCCTGGGGAGAAATAGACCCTG CTGCCACACCTAGCCCTGCCAGGCAGATAAGTAAATTATATG CCACGGACAAGGTGGCTCTTCTGATGGGCAACATGAACTACCTGCACCACAGGCCTCTGCGAGCGCCCATGGCTGACGTGCACGAGATGACCAACCTGCTGCGCCAGCTGGACTTCAAGGTGGTTTCTCTGCTGGACCTCAACTGGCAGGAGATGCACAGCGCTGTAACTGAGTTCCTACTGCTGCTCGACCGCGGCGTCTATG GGCTTCTGTACTTTGCGGGTCATGGTTATGAGAACTATGGGAACAGTTTCATGGTGCCCATTGATGCCCCGGCTTCTTATACCTCAGAGAACTGCCTGTGGGTGCAGGATGTGCTACAGCGGATGCAGGAGCGAGAGACGAGCCTCAATGTATTTCTATTGGACATGTGTCGCAAAAG AAACTTGAACGACGGCGTCCCTCCACAACCAGGGCAACTGAAAGTGACCGCAAACATAGTGTTTGGTTATGCCAC GTGTGTGGATGCAGAGGCCTTTGAGGTGAACAAAGACGACCTGTCCAATGGAATCTTCATCAATTTCCTCAAACAGAGAGTCATGGAGGACGAGAAGGTCACTGTCATGCTGGACAGGGTGGCCGAAG ACATGGGTCGGTGTGAGATCACACGAGGGCGTCAGGCTCTAGAGTTACGCAGTAATCTTTCTGAGCGGCGTGCTCTCACTGACCGCATCCAGAGCTCCGGCTGCCCGGAGACCACCTCGGCACGCAACCTGCAGTGGGCCATAGCACACG TTCTTCCAAAGAGCCGTAACCTGCAGTTTGACTGTGGCGTAACGGTGCAGCTGGGCTTCGCAGCAGAGTTCTCCAACATCATGATCATCTACACCCGAATATTGGAGAACCCCAAGGAAATTGCGTCCTGCTCGGCCCATCTCACAGACTTCACTGAG GGTTTGGATATGGATCTGAAGATGAGTAATCAGGAGAACCTCCTAGATGCAGGGAGTTTACTGCCAATGGAGATCCTCCTGCCTGCAGAGCTTCCAGGCCTCTACACCCGCCTGAAGGCACTGCAGAGACTTAAG AAGGAGTTGACATTCACTGTGTGCCTTCAGTATAAGTATACAAACTTGGATGAGGAGGTCCATGAGAGGCAAACTGTCACTGTGGGCAAACCACTGGTATCCAAACTCAATCTCCACGAACCTCGGCTTCCCCGCTCCTACTCGGCCTCCTCCTCATTCGACCTTCACTCCTTCAGCCATTCCTCCTCCTTCCCAGAGGGCTTTGGGCCAAGCTTCCCTGCCTCAGAGACTTCCTCCATTGGCTCAGCCTCCACCACCTGGTCATATTACTCACAGCCAGGGGTGTCTGCCACCCCATCTTCGCCCGGGAAGTTAAATCTACCTGTGGAGGATGACAGTCCAGAGTTGTTTGATGCTGACGCCCCCCAGCCTCTCACCACAAGCAAAAGCCTGCCTCATGGTCAAGTAGAGGACCTCACATATCGGTTCAGTAACATGCACAACTTCCATTCATGTTAG